A region of Ammospiza nelsoni isolate bAmmNel1 chromosome 8, bAmmNel1.pri, whole genome shotgun sequence DNA encodes the following proteins:
- the CISD1 gene encoding CDGSH iron-sulfur domain-containing protein 1 isoform X1, producing the protein MDIVQRQTAKIFPIKGGNVRMSCAEWVAAASIAAGAAALGYLAYKAILCKDKASKAMVNPNIQKDNPKVVHAFDMEDLGDKAVYCRCWRSKQFPLCDGSHTKHNEETGDNVGPLIIKRKEA; encoded by the exons ATGGACATTGTGCAAAGACAGACTGCAAAAATTTTCCCGATAAAGGGAGGAAATGTGAGGATGAGTTGTG CTGAATGGGTTGCTGCAGCCTCCAtagctgctggagcagctgctcttggATATCTAGCTTACAAAGCAATTCTTTGTAAAGACAAAGCCTCCAAAGCAATGGTGAACCCCAATATCCAGAAGGATAACCCCAAGGTAGTCCATGCCTTTGATATGGAAGATCTGGGAGACAAGGCTGTGTACTGTCGTTGTTGGAGGTCCAAGCAG ttcccACTGTGTGATGGTTCTCACACAAAGCACAACGAGGAAACTGGCGACAACGTTGGGCCTCTGATCATCAAGAGGAAGGAGGCGTAG
- the CISD1 gene encoding CDGSH iron-sulfur domain-containing protein 1 isoform X3, with protein MGPGQNCTVRAEWVAAASIAAGAAALGYLAYKAILCKDKASKAMVNPNIQKDNPKVVHAFDMEDLGDKAVYCRCWRSKQFPLCDGSHTKHNEETGDNVGPLIIKRKEA; from the exons CTGAATGGGTTGCTGCAGCCTCCAtagctgctggagcagctgctcttggATATCTAGCTTACAAAGCAATTCTTTGTAAAGACAAAGCCTCCAAAGCAATGGTGAACCCCAATATCCAGAAGGATAACCCCAAGGTAGTCCATGCCTTTGATATGGAAGATCTGGGAGACAAGGCTGTGTACTGTCGTTGTTGGAGGTCCAAGCAG ttcccACTGTGTGATGGTTCTCACACAAAGCACAACGAGGAAACTGGCGACAACGTTGGGCCTCTGATCATCAAGAGGAAGGAGGCGTAG